The proteins below are encoded in one region of Bacteroides uniformis:
- the gap gene encoding type I glyceraldehyde-3-phosphate dehydrogenase, which produces MIKVGINGFGRIGRFVFRAAMKRNDIQIVGINDLCPVDYLAYMLKYDTMHGQFDGTIEADVENSKLIVNGQAIRITAERNPADLKWNEVEAEYVVESTGLFLSKDKAQAHIEAGAKYVVMSAPSKDDTPMFVCGVNEKTYVKGTQFVSNASCTTNCLAPIAKVLNDKWGITDGLMTTVHSTTATQKTVDGPSMKDWRGGRAASGNIIPSSTGAAKAVGKVIPALNGKLTGMSMRVPTLDVSVVDLTVNLAKPATYAEICAAMKEASEGELKGVLGYTEDAVVSSDFLGDTRTSIFDAKAGIALTDTFVKVVSWYDNEIGYSNKVLDLIAHMASVNC; this is translated from the coding sequence ATGATTAAAGTAGGTATTAATGGATTCGGACGTATCGGACGTTTCGTATTCCGCGCTGCAATGAAGAGAAACGATATTCAGATCGTAGGTATCAACGACCTTTGCCCGGTAGATTACTTGGCTTACATGCTGAAGTATGACACTATGCACGGCCAGTTCGACGGTACTATCGAAGCTGATGTTGAAAACAGCAAGCTGATCGTTAACGGTCAGGCTATCCGCATCACTGCAGAAAGAAACCCGGCTGACTTGAAATGGAACGAAGTAGAGGCAGAATACGTTGTTGAATCTACTGGCTTGTTCTTGAGCAAAGACAAAGCTCAAGCTCACATCGAAGCCGGCGCAAAATATGTTGTAATGTCTGCTCCTTCTAAGGACGACACTCCGATGTTCGTTTGCGGTGTTAACGAAAAGACTTACGTTAAGGGTACTCAATTCGTATCTAACGCTTCTTGTACTACCAACTGCTTGGCTCCTATCGCTAAGGTATTGAACGACAAATGGGGTATCACTGACGGTTTGATGACTACTGTTCACTCTACAACTGCTACTCAGAAGACAGTTGACGGTCCTTCTATGAAAGACTGGAGAGGTGGTCGTGCTGCTTCCGGCAACATTATCCCGTCTTCTACCGGTGCTGCTAAGGCTGTAGGTAAAGTTATCCCGGCATTGAACGGCAAACTGACTGGTATGTCTATGCGTGTTCCGACTTTGGACGTATCTGTAGTTGACTTGACAGTTAACTTGGCTAAGCCCGCTACTTACGCTGAAATCTGCGCTGCCATGAAGGAAGCTTCTGAAGGCGAATTGAAGGGTGTTCTGGGTTACACTGAAGATGCAGTTGTTTCTTCTGACTTCTTGGGTGACACTCGCACTTCTATCTTCGACGCTAAGGCTGGTATCGCTTTGACTGATACTTTCGTTAAGGTTGTATCTTGGTATGATAACGAAATCGGTTATTCTAACAAGGTTCTTGACTTGATTGCTCACATGGCATCAGTTAACTGCTAA
- a CDS encoding deoxycytidylate deaminase — MDDSTKDKQEALDRRYIRMASIWAENSYCQRRQVGALIVKDKMIISDGYNGTPSGFENVCEDENNVTKPYVLHAEANAITKIARSNNSSNGATMYVTASPCIECSKLIIQAGIKRVVYSEKYRLEDGIELLKRAGIEVVFISMDNEKLKMES; from the coding sequence ATGGACGATTCTACAAAAGACAAACAAGAAGCATTGGATAGGCGTTATATACGTATGGCAAGCATTTGGGCCGAAAATTCGTATTGCCAACGCCGCCAGGTCGGTGCACTGATTGTAAAAGACAAGATGATTATCTCTGACGGCTACAACGGTACCCCTTCCGGTTTTGAGAATGTATGCGAAGATGAGAATAACGTCACCAAACCATACGTGCTCCATGCCGAAGCAAACGCCATTACCAAAATAGCCCGTTCAAACAACAGCAGTAACGGTGCCACCATGTACGTCACTGCCTCCCCCTGCATAGAATGCTCCAAACTGATTATCCAGGCAGGCATCAAACGGGTAGTCTACTCCGAGAAATACCGCCTGGAAGATGGTATCGAACTTTTGAAACGGGCAGGCATCGAGGTAGTGTTTATTTCAATGGATAATGAAAAGTTGAAAATGGAAAGTTGA
- the mscL gene encoding large-conductance mechanosensitive channel protein MscL, protein MGKSSFLQEFKAFAMKGNVIDMAVGVIIGGAFGKIVSSIVADVIMPPIGLLVGGVNFTDLKWVLKPAEMVDGKEIAAVTLNYGNFLQVTFDFLIIAFSIFMFIKLLTKLTEKKKEEAPAAPPAPPAPSKEEVLLTEIRDLLKEK, encoded by the coding sequence ATGGGAAAAAGTTCATTTTTACAGGAATTTAAGGCTTTTGCCATGAAGGGCAATGTGATAGACATGGCCGTCGGTGTGATTATCGGTGGGGCATTCGGAAAAATCGTCTCCTCCATTGTGGCAGATGTGATTATGCCTCCTATCGGGCTGCTGGTGGGCGGTGTCAACTTTACAGACTTGAAGTGGGTGCTGAAACCTGCCGAAATGGTGGACGGAAAAGAAATTGCTGCCGTGACCCTGAATTACGGTAATTTCTTGCAGGTCACCTTCGACTTCCTGATTATAGCATTCTCTATCTTCATGTTCATAAAGTTGTTGACCAAGCTGACTGAAAAGAAGAAAGAAGAGGCACCTGCCGCTCCTCCGGCTCCCCCTGCCCCGAGCAAGGAAGAGGTGCTGCTGACCGAAATCCGTGATTTGCTGAAAGAAAAGTAA
- a CDS encoding DUF4847 family protein codes for MKRLIRNIFCMLLMFSLLPLLSGCDNEDDVIGIFTGKPWKLSRLANKDSNRQFYSGLWKDEEAERKSRDFLKIEGNFTLNFEGSDVNGELMGTTVTGHGIHSNADGTWKADGKSQSLSLNVKINGSESDPLGKAFISGLQNVYKYEGDANSLTLYFKDGPTTRVMGFTPQR; via the coding sequence ATGAAGAGACTTATAAGGAACATCTTTTGCATGTTGCTCATGTTTTCGCTGCTCCCCCTGCTAAGCGGTTGCGACAACGAGGACGATGTTATCGGAATATTCACCGGGAAGCCATGGAAACTAAGTCGGCTCGCGAATAAAGACAGCAACAGACAGTTCTATTCCGGTTTATGGAAAGACGAAGAGGCTGAAAGAAAAAGCAGAGACTTCCTTAAAATAGAAGGCAATTTCACTTTGAATTTTGAAGGTTCTGATGTGAATGGAGAATTGATGGGTACAACAGTCACAGGACACGGCATCCATTCAAACGCTGACGGAACTTGGAAAGCCGATGGCAAATCACAGTCACTAAGCCTCAATGTGAAAATCAACGGTTCGGAAAGCGACCCGTTAGGCAAGGCATTCATCTCCGGATTGCAAAACGTGTACAAGTATGAAGGGGATGCCAATTCACTGACCCTCTATTTTAAAGACGGACCGACAACCAGAGTCATGGGATTCACCCCGCAACGATAA
- a CDS encoding S41 family peptidase — protein MSTKNTSRFMPLIIAISVVAGILIGTFYARHFAGNKLGIINSSSNKLNALLRVIDDQYVDTVNMTDLVEKAMPQILAELDPHSTYIPAQKLEEVNSELEGSFSGIGIQFTIQEDTIHVNSVIPGGPSEKVGLMAGDRIVMVNDSLFAGKGLTNEKAMRNLKGPKGSQVKLGVKRATEKELLDFTITRGDIPQNTIDAAYMLDDDYGYIQISKFGRTTHVELLNAIAQLSHEKCKGLIIDLRDNTGGYMEAATRMVNEFLPEGKLIVYTHGRKYPRMEEYANGTGSCQKLPLVVLVNEGSASASEIFAGAIQDNDRGTIVGRRSFGKGLVQQPIDFSDGSAIRLTIARYYTPSGRCIQRPYENGKDSKYEMDWITRYEHGEFFSKDSIKLDENLRYSTGLGRPVYGGGGIMPDVFVPQDTTGVSSYLIEVSNKGLILQFSFQYTDRNRAKLSEYDNEEDLLKYLRHQGIVEQFVRFADSKGVKRRNLLIHKSYKLLERSLYGNIIYNILGREQYIRYINQSDTTVKKALDILERGEAFPKAPEATPIIEDTKDDGKEKRTAQAGSFVEDPTQLFHYASVC, from the coding sequence ATGAGTACAAAAAATACTTCCCGCTTTATGCCGCTCATCATCGCAATCAGCGTAGTCGCGGGAATCCTTATCGGAACGTTTTATGCCAGGCATTTTGCCGGTAATAAACTGGGAATCATCAATAGCTCGTCCAACAAGCTGAATGCCTTGCTGCGTGTTATTGATGACCAGTATGTGGATACCGTCAACATGACCGATTTGGTAGAGAAGGCCATGCCGCAGATATTGGCGGAACTCGACCCCCACTCCACCTACATCCCCGCACAGAAGCTGGAAGAGGTAAACTCCGAACTTGAAGGCAGCTTCAGCGGTATAGGTATCCAGTTCACCATTCAAGAAGACACGATACACGTAAACAGCGTGATTCCCGGCGGACCGTCCGAGAAAGTGGGCCTGATGGCAGGCGACCGCATTGTAATGGTCAACGACAGTCTGTTTGCAGGCAAAGGCCTGACAAACGAAAAGGCCATGCGCAACCTGAAAGGTCCGAAAGGAAGCCAAGTGAAGTTAGGCGTCAAGCGTGCCACGGAAAAGGAGTTGCTCGACTTCACCATCACACGCGGTGACATCCCACAAAACACCATTGATGCAGCCTATATGCTTGATGATGACTATGGCTATATACAAATCAGCAAATTCGGACGTACCACACACGTGGAGCTGCTGAATGCGATTGCCCAACTGAGCCACGAGAAGTGCAAAGGCCTGATTATCGACCTGCGCGACAATACCGGAGGATACATGGAAGCCGCCACACGCATGGTGAACGAATTCCTGCCGGAAGGGAAGTTGATTGTATATACCCACGGCCGCAAATATCCCCGCATGGAGGAATATGCCAACGGTACCGGCAGTTGCCAGAAGCTGCCGCTGGTAGTATTGGTGAACGAAGGTTCAGCTTCTGCCAGTGAAATCTTTGCAGGAGCCATTCAGGACAATGATCGCGGAACAATCGTAGGACGCCGTTCCTTCGGTAAGGGACTGGTACAGCAGCCTATCGATTTTAGTGACGGTTCTGCCATCCGCCTGACCATTGCCCGTTATTACACCCCATCGGGCCGTTGCATCCAGCGCCCCTACGAGAACGGCAAGGACAGCAAATACGAAATGGACTGGATTACCCGTTACGAACACGGCGAGTTCTTCTCCAAAGACAGCATCAAACTGGACGAAAACCTGCGTTACTCTACCGGTTTGGGCAGACCCGTATACGGCGGCGGTGGCATTATGCCGGACGTATTCGTTCCGCAAGACACAACCGGAGTATCTTCTTACCTGATAGAAGTAAGCAACAAGGGACTGATTCTGCAATTCAGCTTCCAGTATACCGACCGCAACCGTGCGAAATTGAGTGAATACGACAATGAAGAAGATTTGTTGAAGTACCTTCGCCACCAAGGTATCGTGGAGCAGTTTGTACGTTTTGCAGACTCCAAGGGAGTAAAGCGACGCAACCTGCTTATACACAAGTCTTACAAGCTACTGGAAAGAAGTCTTTACGGCAACATTATCTATAACATACTGGGAAGGGAGCAATACATCCGCTACATCAACCAGAGCGATACTACCGTCAAGAAGGCATTGGATATTCTGGAACGTGGCGAGGCATTCCCCAAAGCCCCGGAAGCGACACCAATCATAGAGGATACAAAAGATGATGGAAAGGAAAAAAGAACTGCGCAGGCAGGTAGCTTTGTTGAAGACCCGACACAGCTCTTCCACTACGCGTCAGTCTGCTGA
- a CDS encoding M3 family metallopeptidase, with the protein MNTISSQNPFFETYSTLHSTVPFDKIKTGDYVPAIREGIRRQNAEIEAIIRNPEVPTFANTVLAYEKSGEMLHRVSTVFGNLLSAETDDDLQELAKEIMPMMSEHENNISLNEELFARIKAVYKQQDKETLSPEQHKLLEDIYNGFVRNGANLLGEDKEKYRALCKELSLLTLQFSENNLKETNDYKLVITDKSQLAGLPESAVEAAAETAGEKGVEGWVFTLQAPSYGPFLTYADSRDLRRELYMAYNTKCTHDNASNNLEIVKKLANVRMEIAQLLGYDNFAEYNLQERMAQNSESVYKLLDQLLEAYTPTAKQEYAEVQALARQAEGEDFVLMPWDWAYYSHKLKDRKFNIDDELLRPYFELNNVKQGVFGLATRLYGITFKKNPDIPVYHKDVDAYEVFDKDGKFLAVFYTDFHPRAGKRSGAWMTSYKEQWIDEKTGENSRPHISIVMNFTKPTQDKPALLTFGEVETFLHEFGHSLHGMFANTTYGSLSGTNVYWDFVELPSQFMENFAIEKEFLHTFARHYQTGELIPGELVQRIVDSSNFNAAYACLRQVSFGLLDMAWYTRNTPFEGDVKAYEKKAWEKAQVLPSVEEACMSTQFSHIFAGGYSAGYYSYKWAEVLDADAFSLFKQTGIFNPETAASFRENILSKGGTEHPMTLYKRFRGQEPTIDALLIRNGIKK; encoded by the coding sequence ATGAACACTATATCGTCTCAAAATCCTTTTTTTGAAACATACTCCACGCTGCACAGCACTGTCCCGTTCGACAAGATTAAGACCGGAGATTACGTACCCGCCATCCGCGAAGGCATCCGCCGCCAAAATGCGGAAATAGAGGCCATCATCCGCAATCCGGAAGTCCCGACATTTGCCAACACAGTGTTGGCCTACGAGAAGTCCGGTGAGATGCTCCACCGTGTCAGCACTGTATTCGGCAATCTGCTCAGTGCCGAAACGGACGATGACCTACAGGAACTGGCCAAAGAAATCATGCCGATGATGAGCGAGCATGAAAACAACATCAGCCTGAACGAAGAGCTGTTTGCACGTATCAAAGCTGTTTACAAACAGCAAGACAAAGAAACATTGAGCCCGGAACAGCACAAACTGCTGGAAGACATTTATAACGGCTTTGTACGCAACGGTGCCAACCTCCTGGGAGAAGATAAGGAGAAATACCGGGCTTTATGCAAAGAGCTCAGCCTGCTGACGCTGCAGTTCAGCGAAAACAACCTGAAAGAAACGAACGACTACAAGCTTGTCATCACCGACAAGTCACAACTGGCCGGGCTGCCCGAGAGCGCGGTAGAAGCCGCTGCAGAGACAGCCGGGGAAAAAGGCGTCGAAGGCTGGGTATTCACCCTGCAGGCTCCCAGCTATGGCCCTTTTCTGACCTACGCAGACAGCCGTGACCTGCGCCGTGAGCTATATATGGCCTACAATACGAAGTGTACGCATGACAACGCCAGCAATAACCTGGAAATTGTAAAGAAACTGGCCAATGTCCGTATGGAGATTGCCCAACTCCTAGGCTATGACAACTTCGCCGAATACAACCTCCAGGAGCGCATGGCACAAAACAGTGAGTCCGTGTATAAGCTGCTGGACCAACTGCTGGAGGCTTACACGCCTACCGCCAAACAAGAATATGCAGAAGTGCAAGCCCTGGCACGCCAAGCGGAAGGAGAAGACTTCGTCCTGATGCCGTGGGACTGGGCGTACTATTCCCATAAACTGAAAGACCGGAAGTTCAATATCGACGATGAGCTGCTCCGCCCTTACTTTGAGCTGAACAACGTGAAGCAAGGCGTATTCGGCCTGGCAACCAGGCTGTATGGCATCACCTTCAAGAAGAATCCGGATATTCCCGTTTATCATAAGGATGTGGATGCCTACGAAGTCTTCGACAAAGACGGGAAATTCCTTGCCGTGTTCTATACCGACTTCCACCCCAGAGCAGGCAAGCGCTCGGGAGCCTGGATGACCAGCTACAAGGAACAGTGGATTGACGAAAAGACCGGTGAGAACAGCCGTCCCCACATATCCATTGTGATGAACTTCACCAAACCGACACAGGACAAACCTGCTTTGTTGACCTTCGGCGAGGTAGAAACCTTCCTGCACGAATTCGGCCACAGCCTGCATGGTATGTTTGCCAATACCACCTACGGGAGCCTGAGCGGGACCAACGTGTATTGGGACTTTGTGGAACTCCCCTCCCAATTCATGGAGAACTTCGCCATCGAAAAGGAATTCCTGCATACGTTTGCCCGCCATTACCAGACCGGAGAGCTGATACCGGGCGAACTGGTGCAGCGCATTGTGGATTCGTCCAACTTCAACGCGGCATACGCCTGCCTCCGCCAGGTTAGCTTCGGCCTACTCGATATGGCTTGGTACACACGCAACACCCCGTTTGAAGGTGACGTGAAAGCCTATGAAAAGAAGGCTTGGGAAAAAGCACAAGTTCTTCCTTCTGTAGAAGAAGCCTGTATGAGTACACAGTTCTCCCATATCTTTGCCGGAGGATATTCTGCCGGATATTACAGTTATAAATGGGCAGAGGTGCTGGATGCAGATGCTTTCTCGCTATTCAAACAGACGGGCATCTTTAACCCGGAGACTGCCGCCTCCTTCCGAGAGAATATCCTTTCCAAAGGCGGAACGGAACATCCGATGACGCTCTATAAACGCTTCCGCGGACAAGAGCCTACAATCGACGCATTATTAATCAGAAATGGAATAAAGAAATGA
- a CDS encoding SGNH/GDSL hydrolase family protein codes for MKLLCMIAVFLCIPWVASDAQKQDWGNLKRYAEANKELVRKGKQKDRVVFMGNSITEGWVANDAAFFEDNGYVGRGIGGQTSSHFLLRFREDVIKLAPALVVINAGTNDIAENAGAYNEEYTFGNIVSMVELARANKIKVILTSVLPAAAFGWNPSVKDAPQKIMQLNARIRKYAQENKIPYVDYYSEMVEGDNKALNSSYTRDGVHPTLEGYKVMEALIKKAIDKVL; via the coding sequence ATGAAACTTTTATGTATGATTGCTGTCTTTTTGTGCATCCCCTGGGTAGCCTCTGACGCACAGAAGCAGGACTGGGGAAATTTGAAACGCTATGCAGAGGCAAACAAGGAACTGGTACGGAAGGGAAAACAGAAGGACCGGGTGGTTTTTATGGGCAACTCCATCACGGAAGGATGGGTGGCAAACGATGCCGCTTTCTTTGAAGACAACGGTTATGTGGGCCGTGGTATAGGCGGGCAGACTTCTTCCCATTTCCTGCTCCGTTTTCGCGAAGATGTCATCAAGCTTGCTCCGGCGCTGGTCGTGATAAATGCAGGTACCAATGACATTGCGGAAAATGCAGGCGCTTATAATGAAGAATACACTTTTGGAAATATAGTGTCTATGGTAGAGCTGGCACGGGCCAATAAGATAAAGGTGATTTTGACGTCTGTGTTGCCTGCCGCTGCCTTTGGCTGGAATCCTTCGGTGAAGGATGCTCCGCAAAAGATAATGCAGCTGAATGCCAGAATCCGGAAGTATGCCCAGGAAAACAAGATTCCTTATGTCGACTATTACAGTGAGATGGTGGAAGGCGACAATAAGGCTCTGAACTCCTCGTATACCCGGGATGGGGTACACCCCACTCTAGAAGGGTATAAAGTGATGGAAGCCTTGATAAAGAAAGCGATAGACAAGGTGTTGTAG
- the guaA gene encoding glutamine-hydrolyzing GMP synthase: MQEKIIILDFGSQTTQLIGRRLRELNVYCEIVPYNKFPYGDESVKGVILSGSPFSVYDKSAFKVDLSGIRGKYPILGICYGAQFISYSNGGRVEPAGTREYGRAHLGSFDSENVLFKGVRKNTQVWMSHGDTITAIPDNFKIIASTDKVAIAAYQVSGEEMWGVQFHPEVFHSEDGTQMLRNFVVDVCGCSQSWSAASFVDTTVAELKEQLGNDRVILGLSGGVDSSVAAVLLHRAIGKNLTCIFVDHGLLRKNEFKNVMHDYECLGLNVIGVDASEKFFKDLEGVTEPEQKRKIIGRDFIEVFDAEAHKITDARWLAQGTIYPDRIESLNITGKTIKSHHNVGGLPEEMNLRLCEPLQWLFKDEVRRVGRELGMPEHLITRHPFPGPGLAVRILGDITPEKVHTLQEADDIFIQGLRDWKVQDADGNETSLYHQVWQAGVILLPVQSVGVMGDERTYERAVALRAVTSTDAMTADWAHLPYEFLGKVSNDIINKVKGVNRVTYDISSKPPSTIEWE; the protein is encoded by the coding sequence ATGCAAGAGAAGATTATTATTCTTGATTTCGGTTCGCAAACCACGCAGCTCATCGGCCGCCGGCTGCGCGAATTGAATGTCTATTGCGAGATTGTACCTTACAACAAATTTCCATACGGAGATGAGAGTGTAAAAGGAGTTATCCTTTCGGGTAGCCCCTTTTCTGTTTATGATAAGAGTGCATTCAAGGTAGATTTGAGCGGGATTCGTGGGAAATACCCCATTCTGGGTATCTGCTACGGTGCGCAGTTTATCTCCTACAGCAACGGTGGACGGGTGGAGCCGGCAGGAACCCGCGAGTACGGACGTGCCCATCTCGGTTCTTTCGATTCGGAGAATGTCCTTTTCAAAGGGGTAAGGAAGAATACCCAAGTATGGATGAGCCATGGAGACACGATTACAGCCATTCCCGACAACTTCAAGATTATAGCTTCTACGGACAAGGTAGCGATTGCTGCTTACCAGGTGTCCGGCGAGGAGATGTGGGGAGTGCAGTTCCATCCGGAAGTATTTCATAGCGAGGACGGTACGCAGATGCTGCGCAACTTCGTGGTGGACGTATGCGGTTGCAGCCAGAGCTGGAGCGCCGCATCGTTTGTAGATACTACTGTGGCCGAACTGAAGGAGCAGCTTGGCAACGACCGAGTTATCCTGGGACTGAGTGGCGGTGTGGATTCTTCGGTAGCCGCCGTGTTGCTGCATCGTGCCATTGGCAAGAACTTGACCTGTATCTTTGTGGACCACGGACTGCTTCGCAAGAATGAGTTCAAGAATGTGATGCACGACTACGAATGCCTGGGACTGAACGTGATTGGCGTGGATGCCAGCGAGAAGTTCTTCAAGGATTTGGAGGGAGTGACCGAGCCTGAGCAAAAGCGTAAAATCATCGGCCGCGATTTTATCGAGGTCTTCGATGCCGAAGCGCACAAGATAACCGATGCCCGTTGGTTGGCACAAGGCACCATTTATCCCGACCGCATCGAGAGCCTAAACATTACGGGCAAGACCATCAAGAGCCATCACAACGTGGGCGGTCTGCCCGAGGAGATGAACCTCCGTCTGTGCGAACCGTTGCAGTGGCTGTTCAAGGACGAAGTACGCCGCGTGGGACGCGAATTGGGAATGCCCGAACATTTGATTACCCGTCATCCTTTCCCCGGTCCGGGACTGGCTGTCCGCATCCTGGGGGATATAACACCGGAGAAGGTGCATACTTTGCAGGAAGCCGACGATATTTTCATTCAGGGCTTGCGTGACTGGAAAGTGCAGGATGCCGACGGCAACGAGACATCGCTCTACCATCAGGTCTGGCAGGCGGGCGTCATTCTTCTGCCCGTACAGAGTGTGGGCGTGATGGGCGACGAACGCACCTATGAACGTGCAGTGGCCTTGCGTGCCGTCACTTCCACCGATGCCATGACAGCCGACTGGGCGCATCTGCCCTACGAATTCCTGGGTAAGGTGTCCAACGACATTATAAATAAGGTGAAAGGTGTGAACCGCGTGACCTATGACATCTCTTCAAAACCACCCAGCACAATAGAATGGGAATAA
- a CDS encoding Crp/Fnr family transcriptional regulator has protein sequence MNTMFDTLLQLPLFQGLAQEDFTNILGKVKLSFTKHKAGEVIVKAGDTCSQLIFVLKGEISSCTSSANTSYSSTEYFQAPYVIEPQSLFGMSTSYVSAYTAQTETHTVSISKAFVMSELFKYDIFRLNYMNIISNRAQSLNSRLWAESTDNLEKRIGNFILTHIERPSGRKILKIKMEELAQVVNDTRMGVSRALNSMQEKGLLELHRGEMMIPDAEKLL, from the coding sequence ATGAATACAATGTTTGATACATTACTGCAACTGCCACTCTTTCAAGGACTCGCACAAGAAGACTTTACCAATATCCTGGGGAAAGTCAAGCTGAGCTTTACAAAGCATAAAGCCGGCGAAGTTATCGTGAAAGCCGGTGACACATGCAGTCAACTGATATTCGTATTGAAAGGTGAAATCTCCTCATGTACTTCATCTGCGAATACATCATACAGCTCCACGGAATATTTTCAGGCACCTTATGTCATCGAGCCACAATCTCTGTTCGGGATGAGCACCTCCTACGTCTCGGCCTATACCGCCCAAACCGAGACCCACACAGTGAGCATCAGCAAGGCTTTCGTCATGAGCGAATTGTTCAAATATGACATATTCCGCCTGAATTACATGAATATCATCAGCAACCGCGCCCAAAGCCTAAACAGCCGTCTTTGGGCAGAAAGCACCGACAACCTTGAGAAACGTATCGGCAACTTTATCCTGACACATATCGAACGTCCGTCAGGCAGGAAAATACTGAAAATAAAAATGGAAGAATTGGCTCAGGTGGTCAATGATACCCGTATGGGAGTATCAAGAGCGTTGAACAGCATGCAGGAGAAAGGCCTGCTCGAACTGCACAGAGGCGAGATGATGATTCCCGACGCAGAAAAGCTCTTATAG
- the guaA gene encoding glutamine-hydrolyzing GMP synthase: protein MKQDMIVILDLGSHENTVLARAIRALGVYSEIYPHDITAAELKALPNVKGIIINGGPNNVVDGVSIDVLPEIYEAGFPVMAAGHDKALCEVKLPQFTDDVEAIKEAVKSFVFDTCKAEANWNMTNFVNDQVELIRRQVGDRKVLLALSGGVDSSVVAALLLKAIGDKLVCVHVNHGLMRKGESEAVVEIFGKELKANLIYVDATDRFLSKLENVADPEEKRKIIGGEFIRVFEEEARKLDGIDFLGQGTIYPDIVESGTKTAKMVKSHHNVGGLPEDLQFELVEPLRQLFKDEVRACGVELGLPYEMVYRQPFPGPGLGVRCLGAITRDRLEAVRESDAILREEFQLAGLDKKVWQYFTVVPDFKSVGVRDNARSFDWPVIIRAVNTVDAMTATIEPVDWPILMKITDRILKEVKTVNRVCYDMSPKPNATIEWE from the coding sequence ATGAAGCAGGATATGATTGTGATTCTGGATTTGGGAAGCCATGAGAACACAGTGCTTGCCCGGGCGATTCGTGCGTTGGGAGTATATAGCGAAATCTACCCGCACGACATTACTGCCGCCGAACTGAAGGCCTTGCCGAATGTGAAAGGCATCATCATCAACGGCGGCCCCAACAATGTGGTTGACGGGGTGTCCATCGACGTGTTGCCCGAGATTTACGAAGCGGGATTCCCCGTAATGGCTGCCGGACACGACAAGGCGCTGTGCGAAGTGAAGCTGCCGCAGTTTACGGATGATGTGGAAGCCATCAAGGAGGCTGTGAAATCTTTCGTATTCGATACTTGCAAGGCTGAGGCGAACTGGAACATGACGAATTTCGTCAACGACCAGGTGGAGTTGATACGTCGTCAGGTGGGCGACCGTAAGGTGCTGCTGGCACTGTCCGGTGGTGTGGATAGCTCCGTGGTGGCCGCTTTGCTGCTGAAAGCCATCGGAGACAAGCTGGTTTGCGTACACGTGAACCACGGACTGATGCGTAAGGGCGAATCGGAAGCCGTGGTGGAAATCTTTGGCAAGGAGCTGAAAGCTAACTTGATATACGTGGATGCTACAGACCGTTTCCTCTCCAAGCTGGAAAACGTGGCTGACCCGGAAGAAAAGCGCAAGATTATCGGCGGAGAGTTTATCCGTGTCTTTGAGGAAGAAGCCCGCAAGCTGGACGGTATCGACTTCCTGGGACAAGGTACCATCTATCCCGATATTGTAGAGAGTGGCACAAAAACAGCCAAGATGGTGAAGTCTCATCACAACGTAGGCGGTCTGCCCGAGGATTTGCAGTTTGAATTGGTGGAGCCGTTGCGCCAGCTGTTCAAGGACGAAGTACGTGCATGCGGTGTAGAGCTTGGATTGCCGTACGAGATGGTTTACCGTCAGCCGTTCCCCGGTCCCGGATTGGGAGTACGTTGTCTGGGAGCCATTACCCGTGACCGCTTGGAGGCTGTACGCGAGTCGGATGCCATTCTGCGTGAGGAATTCCAACTGGCAGGCCTGGATAAGAAGGTATGGCAGTATTTCACTGTGGTGCCCGATTTCAAATCTGTGGGTGTACGCGACAATGCACGTTCGTTCGACTGGCCCGTCATTATCCGTGCCGTCAACACAGTGGATGCCATGACCGCTACCATTGAGCCGGTGGACTGGCCCATCCTAATGAAGATTACCGACCGTATTCTCAAGGAAGTGAAAACCGTCAATCGCGTTTGTTATGATATGTCTCCGAAACCCAATGCGACTATCGAGTGGGAGTGA